One part of the Sciurus carolinensis chromosome 4, mSciCar1.2, whole genome shotgun sequence genome encodes these proteins:
- the Ctdsp2 gene encoding carboxy-terminal domain RNA polymerase II polypeptide A small phosphatase 2 translates to MEHGSIITQARREDALVLTKQGLVSKSSPKKPRGCNIFNALFCCFRAQHVGQSSSSTELAAYKEEANTIAKSDLLQCLQYQFYQIPGTCLLPEVTEEDQGRICVVIDLDETLVHSSFKPINNADFIVPVEIEGTTHQVYVLKRPYVDEFLRRMGELFECVLFTASLAKYADPVTDLLDRCGVFRARLFRESCVFHQGCYVKDLSRLGRDLRKTLILDNSPASYIFHPENAVPVQSWFDDMADTELLNLIPIFEELSGADDVYTSLGQLRAP, encoded by the exons GCCTGGTCTCCAAGTCTTCTCCTAAGAAGCCTCGTGGATGTAACATCTTCAACGCCCTTTTCTGCTGTTTTCGTGCCCAGCATGTTGGCCAGTCAAGCTCCTCAACTGAGCTTGCTGCATACAAGGAGGAAGCCAACACCATTGCCAAG TCGGATCTGCTCCAGTGTCTCCAGTACCAGTTTTATCAG ATCCCTGGGACCTGCCTGCTCCCAGAGGTGACAGAGGAAGATCAAGGAAGGATCTGTGTGGTCATTGACCTGGATGAAACCCTTGTGCATAGCTCCTTTAAG CCAATCAACAATGCTGATTTCATAGTGCCTGTAGAGATTGAGGGGACCACTCACCAG GTATATGTGCTCAAGAGGCCTTACGTGGATGAGTTCCTGAGACGAATGGGGGAACTCTTTGAATGTGTTCTCTTCACTGCCAGCCTAGCCAAG TATGCTGACCCTGTGACCGACCTGCTGGACCGGTGTGGGGTATTCCGGGCCCGCCTGTTCCGTGAGTCCTGTGTGTTCCACCAGGGCTGCTATGTCAAGGACCTCAGCCGCCTGGGGAGGGACCTGAGGAAAACCCTCATCCTGGACAACTCACCTGCTTCTTACATCTTCCATCCAGAGAATGCA GTGCCTGTGCAGTCCTGGTTTGATGACATGGCAGATACCGAGTTACTGAACCTGATTCCAATCTTTGAGGAATTGAGTGGAGCAGATGATGTCTACACCAGCCTTGGGCAGCTGCGGGCCCCTTAG